The Nostoc commune NIES-4072 genome includes a window with the following:
- a CDS encoding MFS transporter permease, whose translation MLTCTLNIKSSDYSSEYDKVRSERIQSNPTTQLIKDVLVIIIGVVFSQLLYYADNNSSFFWLAIAAILLGRYLSIISMYLGDIIAGNRVITTVTQQIDNPGWYEKATVNNSIDKWEKTNGVIEKLLRADTSRQTTRVITPNSDITAYSFDRLVVCDKDSIAQFLIANNFHFERNCAILSISGYPQNIFEITMQMLRRNPDLQVYALHDCSPQGVSLVYQLRTDARWFRDSDVTIFDVGILPRQVFKGHKIWITRLKELALQAKSLPTEIQQSLNTEELKWLMEGNRVELESFQPQKLIQILNHSMATNQHLALDEQSLMIADESTNIYLYAAESFG comes from the coding sequence TTGTTAACTTGCACTTTAAATATTAAATCTTCAGATTATTCATCAGAGTATGATAAAGTTAGGAGCGAGCGAATTCAGAGTAATCCAACAACCCAGCTAATTAAAGATGTACTTGTGATCATTATAGGAGTTGTCTTCAGCCAGTTACTTTATTATGCTGACAATAATTCATCATTTTTTTGGTTAGCGATAGCCGCAATATTATTAGGGAGATATCTCTCGATTATTTCTATGTATTTAGGTGATATAATCGCAGGCAATCGTGTTATCACAACAGTTACTCAGCAAATAGATAACCCTGGATGGTATGAGAAAGCAACTGTTAACAATTCCATAGACAAGTGGGAGAAAACTAATGGAGTGATTGAAAAACTACTTCGCGCTGATACTTCTCGACAAACTACAAGAGTTATAACTCCAAATTCTGATATTACTGCTTACAGCTTCGATAGGTTGGTAGTGTGTGACAAGGATAGTATTGCACAATTTCTCATCGCTAATAATTTTCATTTTGAAAGGAATTGCGCCATTCTCAGTATTAGTGGCTATCCCCAGAATATCTTTGAAATTACTATGCAAATGCTGCGGCGCAATCCTGATTTGCAAGTCTATGCACTGCATGATTGTAGTCCTCAAGGAGTCAGCCTAGTTTATCAATTGCGTACTGATGCGCGATGGTTTAGAGATAGCGATGTGACAATTTTTGATGTTGGTATATTGCCACGTCAAGTATTTAAGGGTCACAAAATATGGATTACAAGATTAAAAGAATTAGCGTTACAAGCTAAAAGTTTACCTACAGAAATTCAGCAGAGTCTCAACACTGAAGAACTCAAATGGTTAATGGAAGGTAATCGTGTTGAACTAGAATCTTTCCAGCCACAAAAATTGATTCAAATACTAAATCACAGTATGGCTACAAATCAACATTTAGCTCTTGATGAACAGAGTTTGATGATTGCAGATGAAAGTACAAATATTTATTTGTATGCAGCTGAAAGTTTTGGTTAG
- a CDS encoding asparagine synthetase B family protein: protein MLFDAFKSRKSSQNLLINPNPTWRVAWGEVNASYEDIAWRDEKFLVILPRTVSGFLAEKLAISSEKQFVVVGDIWLTNQVQLLEQLGIEPDSFGGNYLQLVANLWEQWGNESLKQLVGMFALVVWDREKQVLQLIRDRIGSRTLYYTNTGAVRWIAPQLRTLSPYRSSDLDLVALRDYLCCAFVPGERTLWEQVRELRPGSVLQFPDEKVQTYWQLQEQITAIDQPLVWHGDRLRELLNQVIQEYLPPQNEPVGVFLSGGLDSSSITALAAKFHSSPVHTFSIHFGAECPNELEFSSLVATHCQTQHHILEITFADMWERLPQTMAYLDDPIGDPLTIPNLLLGQLARESVQVVLNGEGGDPCFGGPKNQPMLINSLYGSVTNQDSLQAYLISFQKCAADLPQLLKPEVLTAIQTAPWIFEEDLYSQASYLNRLMAMNIKFKGADQILTKVSNLTQAADLQGRSPLFDQRVVHLSMTIPPEYKLSGVSEKAVLKQAIADILPESIIHRPKSGMMVPVQLGFRKYWQKEARDLLLNRNAAIAPYFNQLPIRNWLNYQGDTWSRYGVKLWLLVSLEIWLQVNRK from the coding sequence ATGCTATTTGATGCCTTTAAAAGCCGTAAATCTTCTCAAAACTTATTGATCAATCCTAACCCGACTTGGCGCGTAGCTTGGGGAGAAGTTAATGCAAGTTATGAAGACATAGCTTGGCGAGATGAAAAATTTTTGGTGATTTTACCACGCACCGTTTCTGGATTTCTGGCAGAGAAATTAGCAATCAGTTCTGAAAAACAATTTGTTGTTGTTGGTGATATTTGGTTAACTAACCAAGTGCAGTTGCTAGAACAGTTGGGAATTGAACCAGATAGCTTTGGAGGAAATTATCTGCAACTAGTTGCTAATCTTTGGGAACAATGGGGTAATGAAAGTCTTAAGCAACTTGTGGGAATGTTTGCACTAGTGGTTTGGGATCGGGAAAAACAGGTGTTGCAGTTGATTCGCGATCGCATCGGTAGCCGCACTCTCTACTACACTAATACTGGTGCGGTTCGTTGGATTGCGCCTCAATTAAGAACTTTATCACCTTATCGTTCTTCTGATTTGGATTTGGTGGCATTGCGAGATTACCTTTGTTGTGCTTTTGTTCCAGGAGAAAGAACGCTTTGGGAACAGGTGCGGGAACTGCGACCTGGAAGCGTTTTACAATTTCCTGACGAGAAGGTTCAAACTTATTGGCAGTTGCAAGAACAGATTACAGCCATAGATCAACCTTTAGTATGGCATGGCGATCGCTTGCGAGAACTGCTAAACCAAGTTATTCAAGAATATTTACCACCACAAAACGAACCGGTTGGGGTTTTTCTTTCAGGTGGTTTAGACTCTAGCAGCATCACTGCTTTGGCGGCAAAATTCCATAGTTCTCCAGTCCATACTTTCTCAATTCATTTTGGCGCTGAATGTCCCAATGAATTAGAATTTTCCAGTCTCGTTGCAACTCATTGCCAAACACAGCATCACATTTTAGAAATTACTTTTGCGGATATGTGGGAACGTTTACCCCAAACAATGGCGTATTTAGATGACCCCATTGGCGACCCATTAACTATTCCTAATCTTTTGCTGGGACAACTAGCACGAGAAAGTGTACAAGTAGTTTTAAATGGTGAAGGTGGCGACCCCTGTTTTGGTGGGCCAAAAAATCAGCCAATGTTGATTAATAGTTTATATGGCTCTGTCACCAATCAAGATTCATTACAAGCTTATTTAATTTCTTTTCAAAAGTGCGCTGCTGACTTACCCCAACTTTTAAAACCAGAAGTTTTGACAGCAATACAAACAGCACCTTGGATTTTTGAAGAAGATTTATATTCTCAAGCCAGCTATCTGAATCGGTTAATGGCAATGAATATTAAATTTAAAGGTGCTGACCAAATTCTTACCAAAGTAAGTAATTTGACTCAAGCCGCAGATTTGCAAGGTCGTTCTCCTTTATTTGATCAGCGAGTCGTACATTTAAGCATGACAATTCCTCCAGAGTATAAGCTTTCGGGAGTGTCAGAAAAAGCAGTTTTAAAACAAGCGATTGCAGATATTTTACCAGAGAGCATTATTCATCGTCCTAAAAGTGGGATGATGGTACCAGTACAGTTAGGATTTCGCAAATATTGGCAAAAAGAAGCCAGAGATTTATTGCTTAATCGTAATGCAGCGATCGCTCCTTATTTTAACCAATTACCAATTCGCAATTGGTTAAACTATCAAGGCGATACTTGGAGTCGTTATGGTGTAAAGCTGTGGTTACTTGTTAGTTTAGAAATTTGGTTGCAAGTAAATCGAAAATGA